In Lacibacter sp. H375, one DNA window encodes the following:
- a CDS encoding DUF5694 domain-containing protein, with protein MKQLFILCLLCSFVAIAGNAQQKKTKVLLLGSFHFDNPGLDVAKFENANILSAKRQAEVLEVVEKIKQFRPDKIFIEMPVERQPKLDSSFNKYKSGELKLAASETHQIAYRVAKELNHTGLYAVDYTEADFAFDSLMKSATAAKQFEFLEMIKQTIGAIEKDFNESLKTKTVKEILLHHNSPESVKTAVGIYYEFLIAGEKGNHVGSYVTSEWWRRNMIIYENVLKRLDGKEERILILFGSGHTALLHEMMKYNPKLELVPLADVLK; from the coding sequence ATGAAACAGCTATTTATTCTTTGCCTATTATGTTCATTCGTGGCAATTGCAGGCAATGCACAACAAAAGAAAACCAAAGTATTGTTGCTGGGAAGTTTTCATTTTGATAACCCGGGACTGGATGTGGCGAAATTTGAAAACGCTAATATCCTGTCGGCCAAACGACAGGCAGAGGTTCTGGAAGTAGTTGAAAAAATCAAACAATTCCGACCGGATAAAATTTTTATTGAGATGCCTGTTGAACGTCAACCAAAACTCGACAGCAGTTTTAATAAATACAAGTCAGGTGAACTAAAACTAGCTGCATCGGAAACTCATCAAATTGCTTATCGTGTAGCCAAAGAGCTAAATCATACAGGCTTGTATGCTGTGGATTATACTGAAGCGGATTTTGCGTTCGATAGTTTGATGAAGTCTGCGACTGCGGCAAAGCAATTCGAGTTCCTGGAAATGATCAAGCAGACGATTGGCGCTATTGAAAAAGATTTTAATGAATCACTGAAAACAAAAACAGTTAAAGAGATTTTATTACACCATAACTCGCCTGAGTCTGTTAAGACGGCGGTAGGGATTTATTATGAATTTCTTATTGCGGGTGAAAAAGGTAATCATGTTGGTTCGTATGTAACAAGTGAGTGGTGGAGAAGGAACATGATTATTTATGAAAATGTTCTGAAACGTTTAGATGGTAAAGAAGAACGCATCTTAATCTTATTCGGTTCGGGACATACGGCTTTATTACATGAAATGATGAAGTATAATCCAAAACTGGAATTAGTACCGTTGGCAGATGTATTGAAATAA
- the gcvP gene encoding aminomethyl-transferring glycine dehydrogenase: MNLFEAQQNEFSRRHIGTTGAEASLLKTVGVSSMEELISKTVPASIRNHDKLAIPDAMSEADLLKHLKDISLNNKLFKNYIGQGYYDTITPSVILRNVFENPGWYTQYTPYQAEISQGRLESLLNFQTMVSDLTGLPIANASLLDEATAAAEAMNMLFHHVNRTDVINAPKFFVDNEVFPQTKDLLVTRGTPLGIELVFGDYKEASIDKTYFGALVQYPNNIGSVEDYRQFIQQVQAVGGFVAMATDLLALTLLTPPGELGADVAFGSAQRFGVPLGYGGPHAAFFTTKDEFKRSIPGRIIGVSIDAQNNRALRMALQTREQHIKREKATSNICTAQALLANMAAMYAVYHGPQGLINIATRVALLAQTVADGLTERGFELVSNFFFDTIAVKVKDLSVIKAKAEKQEINLRYVDASTIGISIDETTTLEDLYDLINCFVNDVDPVHFSVEEEVVLKHIPSTLTRTSAFLTHPNFNTHNSESQMMRYMKQLENKDLSLNTSMISLGSCTMKLNAATQMMPLSWAHWSKIHPFAAADQTKGYQQILDELSQYLNVITGFDACSLQPNSGAQGEYAGLLAIRDYHLANGHANRNIILIPISAHGTNPASAVMAGMKVVVVKALENGYIDVADFKAKAEQHSANLAGVMITYPSTYGIFEETVKEICEIVHQHGGQVYMDGANMNAQVGLTSPGLIGADVCHLNLHKTFAIPHGGGGPGMGPICVKAHLGPYLPGHVNQNTTGAVSAAPYGSASILLISYAYIRLLGAEGVKRATEYAILNANYMKARLDKDFDILYTDENGTCAHEFIVDLRPFKNTAGIEAEDVAKRLMDYGFHAPTMSFPVPGTIMIEPTESEDKAELDRFCDAMLSIRQEIRDIEEGRADKADNPLKNAPHTQHVVTADEWNHAYTRQQAAFPLYYVTLNKFWPSVSRINNTYGDRNLICTCEPVSSYAEEEA; the protein is encoded by the coding sequence GGAACCACAGGTGCAGAAGCAAGTCTTCTGAAAACGGTTGGTGTAAGCAGCATGGAAGAACTCATCAGTAAAACAGTACCCGCCTCCATCCGTAACCACGATAAACTGGCTATTCCGGATGCTATGAGCGAAGCTGATCTGCTGAAACACCTCAAAGACATTTCACTCAACAACAAATTGTTTAAAAATTACATTGGTCAAGGTTATTACGATACCATCACTCCTTCGGTGATCTTGCGTAACGTTTTTGAAAACCCGGGCTGGTACACACAATACACTCCTTACCAGGCTGAAATTTCACAAGGTCGTTTGGAAAGCTTATTAAATTTTCAGACAATGGTAAGCGACCTGACAGGTCTTCCTATTGCAAATGCATCTTTACTAGATGAAGCAACTGCTGCAGCTGAAGCAATGAACATGTTGTTTCATCATGTAAACCGCACCGATGTTATTAATGCACCGAAATTTTTTGTTGACAACGAAGTGTTCCCTCAAACAAAAGATTTGCTTGTTACCCGTGGTACTCCATTGGGTATTGAATTGGTGTTTGGCGATTATAAAGAAGCATCGATCGACAAAACATATTTTGGAGCTTTAGTTCAATACCCAAACAATATTGGTTCGGTTGAAGATTACCGCCAGTTTATTCAACAGGTACAAGCTGTTGGTGGTTTTGTGGCCATGGCAACTGATCTGTTAGCTCTCACTTTATTAACCCCTCCTGGTGAGTTGGGTGCAGATGTTGCCTTTGGTTCAGCTCAGCGTTTTGGTGTGCCTCTTGGTTATGGCGGACCGCATGCGGCGTTCTTCACCACCAAAGATGAATTTAAACGTTCTATCCCGGGGCGTATCATTGGAGTAAGTATTGATGCACAAAACAACCGTGCATTGCGGATGGCGTTGCAAACAAGAGAGCAACACATTAAACGTGAAAAAGCAACATCGAATATTTGTACAGCACAGGCTTTGTTAGCGAACATGGCAGCAATGTATGCTGTGTATCATGGTCCGCAGGGATTGATCAACATTGCAACACGTGTGGCATTACTTGCACAAACAGTTGCTGATGGATTAACAGAAAGAGGTTTTGAATTAGTGAGCAATTTCTTTTTCGATACAATTGCTGTGAAAGTAAAAGACCTTTCTGTAATAAAAGCAAAAGCTGAAAAGCAGGAGATCAACCTTCGTTATGTTGATGCCTCAACAATTGGTATTTCAATTGATGAAACAACAACATTGGAAGATTTGTATGATCTGATCAATTGTTTTGTAAATGATGTTGATCCTGTTCATTTTTCTGTTGAAGAGGAAGTTGTTCTCAAACATATTCCATCTACATTAACAAGAACAAGTGCGTTTTTAACTCATCCAAACTTCAATACGCATAACAGTGAAAGCCAGATGATGCGTTATATGAAACAACTGGAGAACAAAGATCTTTCGTTGAATACTTCGATGATCTCTTTGGGAAGTTGCACCATGAAGCTGAACGCAGCAACGCAAATGATGCCGTTGAGCTGGGCACACTGGAGCAAGATTCATCCGTTTGCAGCAGCAGATCAAACAAAAGGCTATCAACAGATCCTCGATGAGTTATCACAATATTTAAATGTGATCACAGGTTTTGATGCATGTAGTTTGCAACCAAACAGTGGTGCACAAGGTGAATATGCAGGTTTGTTAGCAATCCGTGATTATCATTTAGCCAACGGACATGCAAACCGCAACATCATCCTCATCCCTATTTCTGCACATGGTACAAATCCTGCTAGTGCGGTGATGGCAGGAATGAAAGTGGTAGTGGTGAAAGCATTAGAGAACGGTTATATTGATGTTGCCGACTTTAAAGCAAAAGCTGAACAACACAGTGCAAACCTTGCAGGTGTGATGATCACTTACCCAAGTACCTACGGCATTTTTGAAGAAACTGTAAAAGAAATTTGCGAGATCGTTCATCAACACGGTGGACAGGTTTACATGGATGGAGCTAATATGAATGCACAGGTTGGTTTAACATCACCGGGGTTAATTGGTGCTGATGTTTGTCATCTCAATCTGCATAAAACATTTGCTATTCCGCACGGCGGCGGCGGCCCCGGCATGGGACCAATTTGTGTGAAAGCACATCTTGGGCCTTATCTGCCTGGCCATGTAAATCAAAATACAACTGGTGCAGTTAGTGCAGCGCCTTATGGCTCTGCTTCGATCCTGCTCATCAGTTATGCCTATATCCGCTTGCTTGGAGCAGAAGGCGTGAAACGTGCAACTGAATATGCCATCCTCAATGCCAACTATATGAAGGCAAGACTGGATAAAGATTTTGATATTCTTTATACCGATGAGAACGGCACCTGTGCACATGAATTTATTGTTGATCTGCGTCCGTTTAAAAACACAGCAGGCATTGAAGCAGAAGATGTAGCAAAACGTTTGATGGATTATGGTTTCCATGCACCAACAATGAGTTTCCCTGTACCAGGTACGATCATGATCGAACCAACAGAAAGTGAAGACAAAGCAGAGTTGGATCGTTTCTGCGATGCAATGCTGAGCATTCGCCAGGAGATCCGTGATATTGAAGAAGGTAGAGCCGACAAAGCAGATAACCCTTTAAAGAATGCTCCACATACTCAACATGTGGTCACAGCTGATGAATGGAATCATGCTTACACAAGACAACAGGCCGCCTTTCCTCTTTATTATGTAACGCTGAATAAATTCTGGCCAAGCGTAAGCCGCATTAATAATACATATGGTGATCGCAATCTCATCTGTACTTGCGAGCCGGTGAGCAGTTATGCAGAAGAAGAAGCGTAA